The window TTCTCCCCCTCGCTTCtcgtaatattttatttttgtctacTTTGGCTGCAAAGATGTTGGACATAGCGTATGAATTGGTGGGACAAGCCACGTCGAACTCGCTTCTTATGTTCTGTTTCTGCAACCTCATCATAGTCATAATCCTCACTGGATCCTCAAAACCCGGTTCGATGGATTCTCAAGATTACAACACTTTTACTTCCTCTGTGAGCTTCAACAACCTTGCTTCTGAAGATCATGATTGTTGTGGTGATGATCATGATCATGAAGAGATGATTGTCATTGATGTTCAAGATGAGTCTCTGACCGATCCCTCCAGCATTCCAGACGAATACGAGGACAAAGAAAGCTGCCATTGTtgtcatgatgatgatgatgaggaggaggacgaggatgatgatgatgatgatgatgagagcaGTGAGGCTGAtgttgaagaagaggaagaagacgatgagTTAAGAAAAAGAGCAGAAGAGTTTATAGCAAAAGTCAACAATGAGTGGAAGCATGAGAAGCTTAGAGCTTTGAACTTAGTTtattgattttgataaaaaatttaaaccgttagacatactttttttttttttttacctttgtgTAACTTTGTACCATAGTTTTTTCTAAGGTTAAATAAAGTGTGACATTATTTCTATTTATCAGTCCTAATAATTTCATACAAACGGTAATAAGTTTAACTTCTGTATTTAGCCAACGGCCTTCGTTTAAACACCATTATTTTGTAACCACGCCATACAGGTATGAGC of the Brassica rapa cultivar Chiifu-401-42 chromosome A03, CAAS_Brap_v3.01, whole genome shotgun sequence genome contains:
- the LOC108871137 gene encoding nonsense-mediated mRNA decay protein 2 translates to MLDIAYELVGQATSNSLLMFCFCNLIIVIILTGSSKPGSMDSQDYNTFTSSVSFNNLASEDHDCCGDDHDHEEMIVIDVQDESLTDPSSIPDEYEDKESCHCCHDDDDEEEDEDDDDDDDESSEADVEEEEEDDELRKRAEEFIAKVNNEWKHEKLRALNLVY